The Natator depressus isolate rNatDep1 chromosome 11, rNatDep2.hap1, whole genome shotgun sequence genome includes a window with the following:
- the GCA gene encoding grancalcin isoform X2: MISLMDRDYTGKMGFNEFKELWAALNAWKQNFMMIDQDRSGTVELHELGQVIAAMGYRLSPQTLTAIVKRYSKNGKIFFDDYVACCVKLRALTDFFRRRDNMQQGYVNFVYDDFLQCTMAI; the protein is encoded by the exons AGAGATTATACAGGAAAAATGGGATTTAATGAATTCAAAGAACTCTGGGCAGCTCTTAATGCTTGGAAGCAAAATTTCATGATGATTGATCAAGACCGAAGTGGAACCGTAGAACTTCATGAATTGGGTCAAGTCATTGCAGCTATGG GTTACAGATTAAGCCCGCAAACATTAACTGCTATTGTAAAACGTTATAGCAAGAATGGCAAAATCTTTTTTGATGACTAtgtggcttgctgtgtgaaattACGGGCATTGACAG ATTTCTTCAGGAGACGAGACAACATGCAACAGGGATATGTGAATTTTGTATATGATGAT TTTTTGCAGTGTACCATGGCAATCTGA